From the Kiritimatiellaceae bacterium genome, one window contains:
- the gmk gene encoding guanylate kinase, whose amino-acid sequence MSNKNKPLLLVISAPSGAGKSSLCNRLIENVPGMVYSISCTTRPPRGAEQNGVHYHFLSDAEFSARIAAGEFLEHALVHGNRYGTLKQTVVDALAQGRDIIMDIDVQGADQIRRACAAMNDEDVIRRSFVDIFIAPPSMEELRRRLCGRATDSAEVIEKRMLVAADEMKQQADYQYVVINDDFEKAADELSAIIAREHHNRW is encoded by the coding sequence ATGTCGAATAAGAACAAACCGCTGCTGCTGGTCATCTCCGCGCCGTCGGGCGCAGGCAAATCGTCGCTGTGCAACCGGCTGATCGAAAACGTTCCGGGAATGGTTTATTCCATTTCGTGCACGACGCGCCCGCCGCGCGGCGCCGAACAGAACGGCGTGCATTACCACTTTCTTTCCGATGCGGAGTTCTCCGCCCGCATTGCTGCGGGCGAGTTTCTGGAGCACGCGCTGGTACACGGCAATCGCTACGGAACATTGAAGCAAACGGTGGTTGACGCATTAGCGCAGGGCCGCGACATCATTATGGATATTGATGTGCAGGGCGCGGATCAGATTCGCCGCGCCTGCGCCGCAATGAACGATGAGGATGTGATCAGGCGGAGTTTCGTTGATATTTTTATCGCGCCGCCGTCGATGGAAGAATTACGCCGTCGTTTGTGCGGTCGCGCCACCGACAGCGCAGAGGTAATTGAAAAAAGAATGCTTGTTGCGGCGGACGAAATGAAGCAGCAGGCGGACTATCAATACGTCGTCATCAATGATGATTTTGAAAAAGCAGCGGATGAACTTTCTGCAATCATCGCTCGCGAGCACCACAACCGGTGGTAA
- the nrdR gene encoding transcriptional repressor NrdR, whose amino-acid sequence MKCPKCEHRENKVIDSREVREGVAIRRRRLCLNCGHRFTTYEEVLRAALQVIKRDGRREELSREKLMQSIAIACQKRPISIQQIEQMTNSVITQVEAEYEREVPSTALGTKMMALLEKLDEVAYVRFASVYRRFKDVNQFMNEAERLIGRE is encoded by the coding sequence ATGAAATGTCCGAAGTGCGAACACCGCGAAAACAAGGTTATCGACAGTCGCGAAGTCCGGGAAGGCGTTGCCATCCGCCGCCGCCGGCTCTGCCTGAACTGCGGGCACCGTTTCACCACCTACGAAGAAGTTCTGCGCGCCGCTTTGCAGGTCATCAAGCGCGACGGTCGCCGCGAAGAGCTTTCCCGTGAGAAACTGATGCAAAGTATTGCCATCGCCTGCCAGAAACGGCCGATCAGCATCCAGCAGATTGAGCAAATGACCAACAGCGTCATTACGCAGGTCGAAGCCGAATACGAACGCGAAGTTCCTTCGACTGCGCTTGGCACCAAAATGATGGCTCTGCTCGAAAAACTCGATGAAGTCGCCTATGTGCGGTTCGCTTCGGTTTACCGGCGCTTCAAAGACGTCAACCAGTTCATGAATGAGGCCGAAAGGTTGATTGGGCGCGAATGA
- the lnt gene encoding apolipoprotein N-acyltransferase: MKKLFSIIASICTGGLLFLSFPPFGFSFCGWLALIPLIFACAGSAPRRAAFLGWLAGTVFFLSSLFWLRHVSLLGTVGLAFYCALYFTPFAVFVSLRRDGWRCANALKNIGWMSSAAAVWAASEYVRATFATGFPWNLLGVSQYKELAVIQIAEWGGVYAISALMVFVSAAFAVTILQYAAGLRKKYRMHTEMICALLAVAMVWSVGIHTLLSRQNSGGIPVRAALIQPNVPEVGNWETTDPDVIYEKLERLTALVQHVPNLDLIIWPETALPDMVRFSQRGAELVRRLAAAGTPLLAGSMDAVQHADTQPDYYNASMLFNTSGELLGTYYKQHLVLFGEYIPFEGKIPLINALTPIGSSFMPGRTATQFKLPGGDRAFSVLICFEDSLPYLARKAARAGADLLVNQTNDSWFDPDCGSEQHLANAVFRCIETRLPMLRCANTGITCAVDPLGRITQTLAPRTEGFQVVETVPADPACEETFYVRFGDLFAQACLASSVALFIVSFIKRRKTSDA; this comes from the coding sequence GTGAAAAAATTATTTTCCATCATAGCGTCCATTTGTACCGGAGGTCTTCTCTTCCTGAGTTTTCCGCCGTTTGGATTTTCTTTCTGCGGCTGGCTGGCGCTGATACCGCTGATTTTCGCCTGCGCGGGAAGCGCGCCGCGCCGCGCCGCGTTTCTCGGCTGGCTGGCCGGAACGGTTTTTTTTCTGAGTTCACTTTTTTGGCTCCGGCACGTGTCCTTGCTCGGCACGGTCGGGCTGGCGTTTTACTGCGCTCTCTATTTCACCCCGTTCGCCGTATTCGTTTCGTTGCGCCGCGACGGCTGGCGCTGCGCGAACGCGCTGAAAAATATCGGCTGGATGTCCAGCGCGGCGGCGGTCTGGGCGGCGTCGGAATATGTGCGGGCGACTTTCGCCACCGGCTTTCCGTGGAATCTGCTCGGCGTCAGCCAATACAAGGAGCTGGCAGTCATTCAAATTGCGGAGTGGGGCGGCGTCTATGCGATTTCCGCGCTGATGGTTTTTGTCAGCGCGGCTTTTGCCGTCACGATTCTGCAATACGCGGCGGGACTGCGGAAAAAATACCGGATGCATACGGAGATGATCTGCGCGCTGCTGGCGGTTGCGATGGTTTGGTCGGTGGGAATTCACACCCTGCTGAGCAGGCAAAATTCCGGCGGCATACCGGTGCGCGCGGCGCTCATCCAGCCGAATGTTCCGGAAGTTGGAAACTGGGAAACGACCGATCCGGACGTGATTTATGAAAAACTCGAACGGCTCACCGCACTTGTACAACATGTGCCGAATCTCGATCTGATTATCTGGCCCGAAACCGCGCTACCTGACATGGTCCGCTTCAGCCAGCGCGGTGCAGAGCTGGTTAGGCGGCTGGCCGCCGCCGGCACACCGCTGCTGGCCGGAAGTATGGATGCGGTCCAGCACGCCGACACACAACCGGACTATTACAATGCCAGCATGCTGTTCAATACGAGTGGCGAATTGCTTGGCACCTATTACAAACAGCATCTGGTGCTGTTCGGCGAATACATTCCGTTCGAAGGGAAAATTCCGCTGATCAACGCGCTGACGCCGATCGGCTCCAGCTTTATGCCGGGCCGCACGGCGACGCAGTTCAAACTTCCCGGCGGTGACCGCGCATTTTCCGTACTGATTTGCTTCGAAGACTCTTTACCCTATCTGGCCCGCAAAGCCGCACGCGCTGGCGCCGACCTGCTGGTCAATCAAACCAACGATTCGTGGTTCGACCCCGATTGCGGCTCGGAACAGCATCTGGCCAACGCCGTGTTCCGCTGTATCGAAACCCGCCTGCCGATGCTGCGCTGTGCCAACACCGGCATCACCTGCGCCGTCGATCCGCTCGGACGCATTACGCAAACTCTCGCGCCGCGCACCGAAGGCTTTCAGGTGGTTGAAACCGTTCCGGCCGATCCGGCGTGCGAAGAGACTTTTTACGTCCGTTTCGGCGACCTGTTTGCTCAGGCTTGCCTGGCCAGTAGCGTTGCGCTATTTATCGTTTCCTTTATCAAACGCCGGAAAACCTCAGATGCTTGA
- the prfB gene encoding peptide chain release factor 2 — protein sequence MLEELKNKMAAVRTRMEEMRGYLGIKEKRDELERLEAEAAVPGFWSDQNRSLANIAATKAAKAVLGPFQSIEALLGDAEVLLELAEIEDEAGQLAAGKEIEQMLSDCESSFRALEMQSLLGGPMDSKNAYLSLHAGAGGTESCDWADMLYRMYRRYAERNGFTVELLDMQPGEEAGIKSVALQISGDYAYGYLKGERGVHRLVRISPFDSAARRHTSFVALDVTAEIDDDVEVEIEEKDLRIDTYRSSGKGGQHVNTTDSAVRIVHIPSGIITQCQAERSQHKNRDKAMKMLRAKVYEYELDKKKQAAEQFYGAKGEIAWGHQIRSYVLQPYTMVKDHRTDTQSGNTQSVLDGNIGEFIEAYLKLQQKGKADA from the coding sequence ATGCTTGAAGAACTGAAAAATAAAATGGCCGCAGTCCGCACACGCATGGAAGAAATGCGCGGCTATCTCGGCATTAAAGAAAAACGTGATGAGCTCGAACGGCTCGAAGCGGAGGCCGCGGTGCCCGGCTTCTGGAGCGATCAAAACCGCAGCCTCGCCAATATCGCCGCAACCAAAGCGGCCAAGGCGGTGCTCGGCCCGTTCCAAAGCATTGAGGCTTTGCTGGGCGATGCGGAAGTGCTGCTGGAGCTGGCCGAAATAGAAGACGAAGCCGGACAGTTGGCGGCGGGAAAAGAAATCGAGCAGATGCTTTCGGACTGCGAGAGCAGTTTCCGCGCTCTGGAAATGCAGTCGCTGCTCGGCGGCCCGATGGATTCGAAGAATGCGTATCTGAGTCTGCACGCCGGTGCGGGCGGAACCGAGTCGTGCGACTGGGCCGATATGCTTTACCGGATGTACCGCCGCTATGCCGAACGCAACGGCTTTACCGTGGAGCTTCTCGATATGCAGCCGGGCGAAGAGGCTGGCATCAAGAGTGTCGCTTTGCAGATTTCCGGCGACTACGCCTACGGTTATCTCAAAGGCGAGCGAGGCGTTCACCGGCTGGTGCGTATCAGCCCGTTCGATTCCGCCGCGCGCCGACACACCTCGTTTGTCGCGCTCGACGTCACCGCCGAAATTGACGATGACGTCGAAGTTGAGATTGAAGAAAAAGATTTGCGCATCGACACCTACCGCTCAAGCGGCAAGGGCGGACAGCACGTTAACACCACCGACTCCGCGGTGCGCATTGTGCATATTCCGAGCGGCATTATCACGCAATGTCAGGCCGAACGCTCTCAGCACAAGAACCGCGACAAAGCCATGAAGATGTTGCGTGCCAAAGTGTACGAGTACGAGCTGGATAAAAAGAAACAGGCCGCCGAACAGTTTTACGGCGCAAAGGGCGAAATCGCCTGGGGCCATCAGATCCGTTCCTATGTCCTGCAGCCCTACACGATGGTCAAAGACCACCGCACCGACACGCAGAGCGGCAACACCCAAAGCGTGCTCGACGGCAACATCGGCGAGTTCATCGAAGCCTATTTGAAGCTTCAGCAAAAAGGGAAAGCTGACGCATGA